From a region of the Methanoculleus receptaculi genome:
- a CDS encoding DUF1616 domain-containing protein, producing METPEEQPLIAQAAGEIPGDLVAVAAATVATLACVYVPILNETFLRIVFGVAMVLFIPGYALIAALFPARDDLDGIERVALSFGLSIAAVPLIGLGLNYTPWGIRLDPILASLTLFTLAMAGIAWYRRLLLPPADRFRVPAREMAAAAWAELYDPEASRLDRALSVILVISIVAAAATTVYVIVVPKEGEHFTEFYILGPGGKAADYPTDFPAGSIQTVIIGVGNHEYRNITYTIETHLLNQTFDTRTNTSTIHAVEPLERFSLTVPHNETREVIWNFTVASTDYNRLEFLLFNETVPDDSVTGSDRINASYRDLHLWIRVRPPA from the coding sequence ATGGAGACCCCCGAAGAACAACCCCTGATCGCACAGGCCGCCGGGGAGATACCCGGCGACCTGGTCGCGGTCGCGGCCGCAACAGTCGCGACCCTCGCCTGCGTCTACGTTCCTATTTTAAACGAGACCTTCCTTCGGATCGTCTTCGGGGTGGCGATGGTCCTCTTCATCCCCGGCTACGCCCTGATCGCCGCGCTCTTTCCGGCGCGGGACGACCTTGACGGCATCGAGCGGGTAGCGCTCTCCTTCGGGCTCTCGATCGCGGCAGTCCCGCTCATAGGACTCGGGTTGAACTACACACCGTGGGGGATCCGGCTCGACCCCATCCTCGCATCCCTCACCCTCTTCACCCTCGCGATGGCCGGCATCGCCTGGTACAGGCGTCTCCTCCTCCCGCCTGCCGACCGGTTCCGCGTCCCGGCCCGGGAGATGGCTGCCGCCGCGTGGGCCGAACTCTACGACCCCGAAGCCTCCCGGCTCGACCGCGCCCTCTCGGTCATCCTGGTGATCTCGATCGTCGCGGCAGCCGCAACAACAGTATATGTCATCGTGGTGCCAAAAGAGGGCGAGCACTTCACCGAGTTCTACATCCTGGGGCCGGGGGGAAAGGCCGCCGATTACCCGACCGATTTTCCCGCCGGCTCGATCCAGACGGTTATCATAGGTGTAGGAAACCACGAGTACCGTAACATCACCTACACCATCGAGACACACCTCCTCAACCAGACGTTTGACACCCGAACGAATACCTCGACCATCCATGCCGTCGAACCGCTGGAGAGGTTCAGCCTCACCGTCCCCCACAACGAGACCCGTGAGGTTATCTGGAACTTCACGGTCGCCTCGACCGACTACAACCGGCTCGAGTTCCTGCTCTTCAACGAGACGGTGCCGGACGATTCAGTCACTGGCAGCGACCGGATCAACGCAAGTTACCGCGACCTCCACCTCTGGATCCGGGTCAGGCCCCCGGCCTGA
- a CDS encoding DUF58 domain-containing protein, giving the protein MIRPTRTAEGAAALALALTVVAILVSSPASALAAGSLAIFLIWRGWRFERDIAVVVNTLSVERTAGRTILRQGAAVRVGVRVDCTIPSGMKVSVRDIPPAVAAAEPPLFPPGQTATYTLRVMAPGETSFGGVVVSASDTFFSRDLIVRGFRAPHLRVFPAVMRSADGGGNGAGGGEVEVDRRTRLTGQSVRGFRPYAVGDDPGQIDWKVTARRGTYYVRQLTGLEGGAPLILVDLPARADDRESFARLMAAVSGAVEGAIRSRDGCSILVIAGPEIVRFIPRTEEVRDAFSVLAGLEPVEPRISLYRAPGPAVLAARARSISREAACGGRPGAVLAAFARESGSPFAAVVREALGRADASELRVYSLFLPGDRSHLVQVVGEAKARGMRVVVFAPAGMASGIPGVDAVEVI; this is encoded by the coding sequence ATGATCCGGCCGACCCGGACGGCTGAGGGCGCTGCGGCCCTGGCCCTGGCGCTCACCGTTGTCGCGATACTGGTCTCCAGCCCCGCCTCGGCCCTGGCCGCCGGTTCCCTGGCCATCTTCCTCATCTGGCGCGGCTGGCGGTTTGAGCGTGATATCGCGGTCGTCGTCAACACTCTTTCGGTCGAGCGGACTGCCGGGCGGACGATCCTCCGGCAGGGGGCGGCCGTGAGAGTTGGGGTGCGGGTTGACTGCACGATTCCGTCGGGGATGAAGGTCAGCGTCCGCGACATCCCGCCGGCGGTTGCCGCCGCTGAACCCCCGCTATTTCCACCCGGGCAGACGGCAACCTACACCCTCCGGGTCATGGCGCCTGGAGAGACGTCGTTTGGGGGGGTTGTGGTCTCTGCCAGCGACACCTTCTTCTCCCGCGACCTCATCGTCCGGGGTTTCCGCGCCCCCCACCTCCGGGTCTTCCCGGCGGTGATGAGATCCGCTGACGGCGGCGGCAATGGGGCCGGCGGCGGAGAGGTTGAGGTCGACCGCCGGACGAGGCTTACAGGACAGAGCGTCAGGGGGTTCCGGCCCTACGCCGTGGGTGACGACCCCGGGCAGATCGACTGGAAGGTGACCGCCAGGCGCGGCACATACTACGTGCGGCAGCTGACCGGGCTTGAGGGCGGGGCGCCGCTGATACTGGTCGACCTTCCGGCCAGGGCAGATGACAGGGAGTCCTTTGCCAGGTTAATGGCGGCCGTCTCGGGGGCGGTCGAGGGTGCGATCAGATCACGTGATGGCTGTTCCATCCTGGTGATTGCCGGCCCGGAGATCGTCAGGTTCATCCCGCGAACGGAGGAGGTGAGGGATGCGTTCTCTGTCCTTGCCGGGCTTGAGCCCGTCGAGCCCCGGATCTCGCTGTACCGGGCGCCGGGTCCGGCCGTCCTTGCGGCCCGCGCCCGGAGTATCAGCAGGGAGGCGGCCTGCGGGGGGAGGCCAGGCGCCGTCCTGGCGGCGTTTGCGCGGGAGAGCGGCTCGCCGTTTGCGGCAGTTGTGCGGGAGGCGCTCGGCCGGGCGGACGCTTCGGAACTCCGGGTCTATTCACTCTTTCTTCCCGGGGATAGGAGCCACCTTGTCCAGGTTGTCGGCGAGGCAAAGGCCCGGGGGATGCGGGTTGTGGTCTTTGCCCCGGCCGGCATGGCTTCTGGAATCCCGGGCGTAGACGCCGTGGAGGTGATCTGA
- a CDS encoding AAA family ATPase — MKKNNLTERIETIANTYRTIDETTRQMVVGNHHLIRAIFVTMISGGHLLIEGTPGTAKTTICKIIARLINYDFKRIQGAVDIQPADIIGVRVYDRNKSEFILQKGPIFADFLMVDEMNRLTPKTQSALLEAMSEGQATIDGETHLLPTQFFVIATQNPHEAEGTFPLIEAQRDRFMFSTVLTHLDAENELEVIRREQAGGLDWRIYHDRIGPVIGPKEVVEMAATVRQIRIDESVMAYIRDLVTATRLHSDIRLGASSRASIAFVRGSRVLAALNGRDYVIPDDVRELAHPVFRHRLLLTREATITGLAVDAVIDEILDSVEVS; from the coding sequence ATGAAGAAGAACAACCTGACAGAACGCATAGAGACGATTGCAAACACCTACAGAACCATCGATGAGACCACCCGGCAGATGGTGGTCGGGAACCACCACCTCATCAGGGCGATCTTTGTCACGATGATCAGCGGCGGCCACCTCCTGATCGAGGGCACTCCGGGGACGGCGAAGACCACCATCTGCAAGATCATCGCGCGATTGATAAACTACGACTTCAAGCGCATACAGGGCGCGGTGGATATCCAGCCGGCAGACATCATCGGTGTACGGGTCTACGACCGGAACAAGAGCGAGTTCATCCTCCAGAAAGGTCCGATCTTTGCAGACTTCCTTATGGTCGATGAGATGAACCGCCTCACCCCGAAGACCCAGAGCGCGCTCCTCGAGGCTATGAGCGAGGGTCAGGCGACGATCGACGGTGAGACACACCTACTCCCCACCCAATTCTTTGTCATCGCAACCCAGAACCCTCACGAGGCGGAGGGGACGTTCCCCCTGATCGAGGCGCAGCGCGACCGGTTTATGTTCAGCACCGTCCTGACGCACCTCGATGCGGAGAATGAGCTTGAGGTCATACGCCGGGAGCAGGCAGGGGGACTGGACTGGAGGATCTACCACGACCGGATCGGACCGGTTATCGGCCCCAAGGAGGTGGTGGAGATGGCTGCAACCGTGCGGCAGATCCGGATCGATGAGTCGGTCATGGCCTACATACGCGACCTTGTCACCGCCACACGGCTGCACAGCGATATCCGGCTCGGCGCAAGTTCCCGGGCCTCGATCGCCTTTGTCCGGGGGTCGAGGGTCCTGGCTGCATTAAACGGCCGGGATTATGTCATCCCGGACGATGTCAGGGAACTCGCCCACCCGGTCTTCAGGCACCGCCTCCTCCTCACCCGTGAGGCGACGATCACCGGCCTGGCGGTGGACGCGGTCATCGACGAGATCCTGGATAGCGTCGAGGTGTCCTGA
- a CDS encoding DUF4350 domain-containing protein, with the protein MQRETRVVLLVLLLAGGALYLHTTTTTEEFSRHNIGWNGTSSLPAEEVRDLARLDPGSTLLLLAPDRPFTPEEVGYLRAFLDGGGRVIIADEEGAANPLLADLGSEIRVRPGNLSSLERDYAHPGLFRGYVVGNDTLFAGVETVLLNRPAEVEGGEPLIETSVFTWDDVDGDGRVGEGETFGRSVVCAREGNLIVIGDASLFINAMLPENPKFIENLQPVQIDAVHSRIGSRNPIINTLTWIAERPPAVAAIAALAILPVAWRFGRKRE; encoded by the coding sequence ATGCAGCGTGAGACGCGGGTGGTCCTCCTGGTCCTGCTCCTGGCCGGCGGCGCACTCTACCTTCACACAACCACCACCACCGAGGAGTTCAGCCGGCATAACATCGGCTGGAACGGCACATCCAGTCTCCCCGCGGAGGAGGTCCGCGACCTCGCGCGCCTCGACCCGGGTTCAACCCTCCTTCTCCTGGCGCCCGACCGGCCCTTCACACCTGAAGAGGTCGGTTACCTGCGGGCGTTCCTGGATGGCGGTGGCCGCGTCATCATCGCCGACGAGGAAGGGGCTGCAAACCCTCTACTTGCCGACCTGGGAAGCGAGATCCGCGTCCGGCCCGGGAATCTATCTAGCCTTGAGCGCGACTATGCCCATCCCGGTCTGTTCAGGGGGTATGTCGTCGGGAACGACACCCTCTTTGCCGGTGTCGAGACCGTCCTCCTCAACCGCCCTGCGGAGGTCGAGGGTGGCGAACCACTCATAGAGACATCTGTCTTCACCTGGGATGACGTCGATGGTGATGGCCGCGTTGGTGAGGGCGAGACCTTCGGGCGGAGTGTTGTATGCGCCAGAGAGGGTAACCTCATAGTCATCGGCGATGCAAGCTTGTTTATCAATGCCATGCTCCCCGAGAACCCGAAGTTTATAGAGAATCTCCAGCCGGTCCAGATCGACGCCGTCCACAGCAGGATCGGCAGCAGAAACCCGATCATCAACACCCTGACCTGGATAGCGGAGAGACCGCCGGCCGTGGCTGCCATAGCAGCTCTTGCCATCCTGCCGGTTGCCTGGCGGTTTGGGAGGAAGAGAGAATGA
- a CDS encoding DUF7123 family protein — MSAKKPIKEKYSETQRRILRHLRVGLRAGKSYFKSKYIALDLGLSPKEVGTNLAILSEICDDLDIKRWSYSSSTTWRVTPRPS, encoded by the coding sequence ATGTCGGCGAAGAAACCTATCAAGGAGAAATACAGTGAGACTCAGAGGAGGATCCTGCGCCACCTCAGGGTCGGGTTGCGTGCAGGCAAATCCTACTTCAAGTCCAAGTATATCGCACTCGATCTTGGCCTCTCTCCAAAGGAGGTCGGCACTAACCTTGCCATCCTCTCTGAGATCTGCGATGACCTGGATATCAAGCGGTGGAGTTACTCAAGCAGTACCACCTGGCGGGTAACCCCTCGCCCATCATAA
- a CDS encoding CheR family methyltransferase, with protein sequence MDEFASLQRTIERLLGIKCSNYKEDYIKRRLLSRMRLTNAADFEAYHRYLLANPQERELLRNALTINVTKFFRDPEVFEVLRREILPDLARRRDSIRIWCAGCATGEEPYSIAILVHELLALRKDISVTIYATDIDTVVLQKAIAGVYDAKTLENVDEKRIRKHFISRDDGTFEVLPHIKSLVRFREHDLMSGEPVARYLDIVTCRNVTIYFTEKQKDDLTQLFYSALASGGYYVMGKTEYLGREVEHLFVPYNSAQKIFRKAA encoded by the coding sequence ATGGATGAGTTTGCATCGCTCCAGAGGACCATCGAGCGGCTGCTCGGTATAAAGTGCTCGAACTACAAAGAGGATTATATAAAGCGGCGCCTCCTCTCCAGGATGAGGCTCACAAACGCCGCTGATTTTGAGGCTTACCATCGCTACCTGCTGGCAAACCCGCAGGAGCGTGAACTCCTCCGCAACGCTCTTACCATAAACGTCACCAAATTCTTCCGCGACCCTGAGGTCTTCGAGGTGCTGCGCCGGGAGATTCTGCCGGATCTTGCACGCCGCAGGGACTCGATCAGGATCTGGTGCGCGGGCTGCGCCACGGGTGAGGAGCCCTACTCGATCGCCATCCTGGTTCACGAACTGCTCGCGCTCCGTAAAGATATCAGCGTAACAATATATGCAACCGATATCGATACCGTTGTGCTGCAGAAAGCCATTGCGGGGGTTTATGATGCAAAAACGCTTGAGAATGTGGATGAAAAGAGGATTCGCAAACATTTCATCAGTCGCGACGATGGTACGTTTGAAGTCCTCCCTCATATCAAGAGCCTCGTGCGGTTTCGTGAGCACGATCTGATGTCGGGGGAGCCCGTCGCGAGGTACCTCGACATCGTGACCTGCCGAAACGTCACCATATACTTTACCGAGAAGCAGAAGGACGATCTCACGCAACTTTTTTACTCTGCGCTTGCTTCTGGTGGCTACTACGTCATGGGTAAGACCGAGTACCTGGGAAGAGAGGTTGAACACCTTTTTGTGCCATATAACAGTGCACAGAAGATCTTCAGGAAGGCCGCCTGA
- a CDS encoding chemotaxis protein CheW, protein MAASVDVVEFQLGKEHYALDIKIAREIVEMMPITPLPRAPPYLAGIINLRGEITNIIDLRDLLGLPDSGESENRKIVVLMPEVAGGSNIGIIVDDVHSVISIREDQIERINDSITSSISSYIKAIIKIGDAERAKTENLIIWLDVQKVINDLGGNYQGAQ, encoded by the coding sequence ATGGCAGCATCCGTGGATGTGGTGGAGTTCCAGCTCGGGAAGGAGCATTACGCACTTGATATAAAGATTGCGCGGGAGATCGTGGAGATGATGCCAATCACCCCCCTTCCACGTGCACCCCCATACCTTGCGGGCATCATCAACCTCAGGGGCGAGATCACAAACATAATCGACCTGCGCGACCTTCTTGGACTCCCTGACTCCGGAGAATCGGAGAACCGGAAGATTGTCGTGCTGATGCCTGAGGTGGCGGGCGGGTCGAACATCGGCATAATCGTCGATGACGTTCACAGCGTCATATCCATCCGTGAGGACCAGATCGAGCGAATCAACGACAGCATCACCTCATCCATAAGCTCCTACATCAAGGCGATCATCAAGATCGGGGATGCAGAAAGGGCAAAGACGGAGAATCTCATAATCTGGCTTGATGTCCAGAAAGTGATCAACGATCTTGGTGGAAACTATCAGGGCGCTCAGTAG
- a CDS encoding methyl-accepting chemotaxis protein yields MIDKPGRKALFTGPVAPGMTGQEQGAVIVPQAIEAAIQAVLAGDDATQIDAAAIPEAYRPLAASINALIEKKREERQRLKKRLDEANMLLKGSDTIIQQNPIPMLVVDPQFRIKMANAAYAEMSGIPMEQAVGRSLRDFKVKSQKGSGLRQVLQEKKRVEAEVVVELPAGTRILEQYGIPLLDNAGEIESILIVYNDVTRQREWEEEIKSQMADIAELQRQSDTIIQQNPMPILVVDTAMKIQNVNDAYLKLTGIDRSRVTTMTLRDFRVLKQTGEGIKKVVTEKARVRGEVTVEFPAGTYTLEQYGIPLFDEKNELNRILIVYNDVTEQRKKEEQIRELMERAKKESEQLAESAEALGNALSAMSKGDLTTFVEAESDDPLHKVKKDYNTSLTAIRAVLADVAKAVEQVDMTTKEVSKSTDEIIRATEQVAVSTQQSSEDARRQLEKIEEIGKDVNDLSASIEEIASTSQTVMEQATKSAREGSEAASLGDVAAKKMLLVEGISKQTVDEINTLNNQMREINNIVKLIADIANQTNLLALNAAIEAARAGEHGRGFAVVAGEIRNLAGESKRASQDIEDLIRTIQASTERTTGSMQASHKEIQAGIESVNKVIGSLNRIVDSVEVVAHGISEITKATEDQATSTNSVMQKMDEFTHMTKESLDRTEDMAALAEEVSASTEEVGSASHELASMAEQLRKAMTRFKLN; encoded by the coding sequence ATGATCGATAAACCTGGAAGAAAAGCACTATTTACCGGCCCGGTTGCGCCGGGCATGACCGGACAGGAGCAGGGGGCTGTGATTGTCCCACAGGCAATCGAGGCTGCAATTCAGGCGGTGCTTGCCGGCGACGACGCGACGCAGATCGACGCTGCCGCAATTCCTGAGGCCTACAGGCCGCTGGCCGCCTCGATCAATGCGCTGATCGAGAAGAAGCGGGAAGAGAGACAGCGTCTTAAGAAACGGCTGGATGAGGCAAATATGCTCCTCAAGGGTTCTGATACGATAATCCAGCAGAACCCGATACCCATGCTGGTCGTTGACCCGCAGTTCAGGATAAAGATGGCAAACGCTGCCTATGCCGAGATGAGCGGGATCCCGATGGAGCAGGCGGTCGGCCGGAGCCTCCGCGACTTCAAGGTGAAGTCGCAGAAGGGTTCCGGACTCAGGCAGGTGCTCCAGGAGAAGAAACGCGTAGAGGCGGAGGTTGTCGTCGAACTGCCAGCAGGCACCCGTATTCTTGAACAGTACGGCATCCCGCTGCTCGACAACGCGGGCGAGATCGAGAGCATACTGATAGTCTATAATGATGTCACCAGGCAGCGGGAGTGGGAGGAGGAGATCAAATCCCAGATGGCAGACATTGCGGAGTTGCAGCGTCAGTCCGATACGATCATCCAGCAGAACCCGATGCCAATTCTTGTCGTTGACACGGCGATGAAGATCCAGAATGTTAACGATGCATACCTCAAACTGACCGGGATTGATAGATCGCGTGTCACCACCATGACCCTGCGCGACTTCAGGGTCCTGAAGCAGACGGGAGAGGGGATCAAGAAGGTGGTCACCGAAAAGGCGCGGGTTCGCGGCGAAGTGACGGTAGAGTTTCCCGCAGGCACCTACACCCTGGAGCAGTACGGGATCCCGCTGTTTGACGAGAAGAACGAACTGAACCGGATCCTGATTGTTTACAACGACGTCACCGAGCAGCGCAAGAAAGAGGAGCAGATCAGAGAACTGATGGAGAGGGCAAAGAAAGAGAGCGAGCAGCTCGCCGAGAGTGCCGAAGCCCTCGGAAACGCCCTTTCCGCCATGTCAAAAGGCGACCTGACGACGTTTGTGGAAGCGGAGAGCGACGATCCGCTCCATAAGGTCAAGAAGGATTACAACACCTCGCTGACGGCCATCCGGGCGGTCCTTGCCGACGTGGCAAAGGCGGTCGAACAGGTGGACATGACGACTAAAGAGGTCAGCAAGAGCACCGATGAGATCATCCGCGCCACGGAGCAGGTCGCTGTCTCGACGCAGCAGTCTTCAGAGGATGCACGCCGCCAGCTCGAGAAGATCGAGGAGATAGGAAAGGATGTCAACGACCTCTCGGCATCCATCGAGGAGATTGCAAGCACATCGCAGACGGTCATGGAGCAGGCCACAAAATCTGCCAGAGAGGGGAGCGAAGCCGCCTCTCTGGGTGATGTTGCGGCAAAGAAGATGCTGCTGGTCGAGGGGATCTCCAAGCAGACTGTCGACGAGATCAACACCCTCAACAACCAGATGCGCGAGATCAACAACATCGTCAAGTTGATCGCTGACATCGCCAACCAGACCAACCTGCTGGCGCTGAACGCCGCAATCGAGGCCGCACGTGCAGGGGAGCACGGCCGCGGGTTTGCTGTGGTTGCCGGGGAGATCAGGAACCTTGCGGGGGAGTCCAAGCGGGCAAGCCAGGATATCGAAGACCTGATCCGGACGATCCAGGCAAGCACCGAGAGGACGACGGGGTCGATGCAGGCATCCCACAAGGAGATCCAGGCAGGCATCGAGAGCGTCAACAAGGTTATCGGGAGCCTGAACCGGATCGTCGACAGCGTGGAGGTTGTCGCTCACGGCATCAGCGAGATCACAAAGGCCACCGAGGACCAGGCCACATCCACAAACAGTGTCATGCAGAAGATGGATGAGTTCACTCATATGACCAAAGAGAGCCTGGACCGCACCGAGGATATGGCAGCGCTCGCCGAAGAAGTCAGCGCCTCGACGGAGGAGGTCGGGAGCGCCTCCCACGAACTGGCAAGCATGGCCGAACAGCTCAGAAAAGCGATGACGCGGTTCAAGTTGAACTGA
- a CDS encoding ParA family protein translates to MLDITVIAFAHHKGGTGKTTSCLNVAGYLQKDGKRVLVVDCDPQANATSGLGVDPERVEQSMYDVFMSVFEGFPDVRITDIIVPTTSGIYLAPATLDLVGVEPYLYGIDDRAGILREVLTPVRDTYDFILIDTPPSMGQFVINGLVAADHTVVTLDAGTFALNGMEALSTIFNDIREMIGEDVNADFAILTRWGGPDDSGGGLALFLKRIFSPASFAEEEREKERLKTFESEVRKKFRQVFVVHYSPLIYEAQQKGLPISHYAPESKPGRDYRAVATALESLGNK, encoded by the coding sequence GTGCTGGATATTACTGTTATAGCGTTCGCCCACCATAAAGGTGGTACAGGAAAGACTACCTCCTGCCTCAACGTTGCAGGTTACCTCCAGAAGGATGGAAAACGTGTTCTGGTGGTGGACTGCGATCCGCAGGCCAACGCTACCAGCGGGCTCGGCGTCGACCCGGAAAGAGTTGAACAGAGCATGTATGACGTCTTCATGAGCGTCTTTGAGGGTTTTCCAGATGTCAGGATCACTGATATCATAGTCCCCACAACATCGGGGATTTATCTCGCCCCCGCGACCCTTGACCTGGTTGGGGTCGAACCCTACCTCTACGGCATAGACGACCGGGCGGGGATACTCAGGGAGGTGCTCACCCCCGTGCGGGACACCTATGACTTCATCCTGATTGACACACCCCCGAGCATGGGTCAGTTTGTCATCAACGGCCTTGTCGCAGCCGACCATACCGTCGTCACCCTCGATGCCGGCACCTTTGCCCTCAACGGTATGGAGGCGCTATCGACGATCTTTAACGACATCCGGGAGATGATCGGGGAGGACGTAAATGCAGATTTTGCCATCCTGACGCGATGGGGCGGACCCGATGACTCCGGGGGCGGTCTGGCGCTCTTTCTTAAGCGGATCTTTTCACCCGCATCCTTTGCCGAGGAGGAGCGTGAGAAGGAGCGTCTGAAGACGTTTGAGTCTGAGGTGAGAAAGAAGTTCAGGCAGGTGTTTGTAGTTCATTACTCGCCTCTAATCTATGAGGCGCAGCAGAAGGGGCTTCCGATCTCCCACTATGCGCCGGAGAGCAAACCAGGCAGAGACTATCGGGCAGTGGCAACTGCGCTGGAGAGCCTTGGAAATAAATGA